In Dolichospermum flos-aquae CCAP 1403/13F, the following proteins share a genomic window:
- a CDS encoding DUF2949 domain-containing protein codes for MVINSIDRKLLQFLQKELALSQADIAVATRHPEFNHGPLPMLLWQYGLVDLQQLDRIFDWLAEHHELR; via the coding sequence ATGGTGATTAATAGTATTGATAGAAAGTTACTGCAATTTCTTCAAAAAGAACTAGCACTTTCCCAGGCTGATATTGCGGTAGCAACGCGACATCCTGAGTTCAATCATGGACCCTTACCGATGCTGCTTTGGCAATATGGTTTAGTGGACTTACAACAACTAGACAGGATTTTTGATTGGCTGGCAGAACACCATGAATTAAGGTAG
- a CDS encoding Asr1405/Asl0597 family protein, whose product MSQNCKFLTVGEQVLQIPLGDRWCIYHRLQELMISCSCPPDGSLRVQVNNLQEAILVRSTLMQFFASRHQLVKWLENCLCNGME is encoded by the coding sequence ATGTCACAAAATTGTAAGTTTTTAACTGTCGGTGAACAAGTTTTGCAGATTCCTTTAGGTGATAGATGGTGTATTTATCACCGTTTGCAAGAGTTGATGATTTCCTGTTCCTGTCCCCCGGATGGGTCTTTGCGCGTGCAAGTTAATAACCTCCAAGAAGCGATTCTTGTTCGCAGTACATTAATGCAATTTTTTGCTTCTCGTCATCAATTGGTGAAGTGGTTAGAAAATTGTTTGTGTAATGGTATGGAGTAA
- the cysE gene encoding serine O-acetyltransferase, with product MHQSLNRIGKTETVNTKLRKNESSRLFLEPLISDFQIIFERDPAARNWLEVIFCYPGFHALCLHRLAHWLHIHKVSFIPRLISHWGRFFTGIEIHPGAKIGKGVFIDHGMGVVIGETAIVGDYTLIYQGVTLGGTGKESGKRHPTLGNNVIVGAGAKVLGNIQISDRVRIGAGSIVLGDVPPDATVVGIPGRIIAPKSHNRISPLEHGKLPDIEAGMIRSLLLRIEQLEQQVQTLTNHHQDDQ from the coding sequence ATGCACCAGTCATTAAACAGGATCGGTAAAACCGAGACTGTAAATACAAAGCTCCGAAAAAATGAAAGTTCTAGACTTTTTTTAGAACCATTAATCAGTGATTTTCAGATTATTTTTGAGCGTGATCCAGCAGCACGTAATTGGTTAGAGGTTATATTTTGTTATCCGGGATTTCATGCTCTTTGTTTACATCGTCTTGCACATTGGTTACATATCCACAAGGTGAGTTTTATTCCCCGGTTGATTTCTCATTGGGGACGGTTTTTCACAGGTATTGAAATTCACCCAGGTGCAAAAATTGGCAAAGGTGTATTTATTGATCATGGCATGGGTGTTGTGATTGGTGAAACTGCCATTGTCGGAGACTATACACTCATTTATCAGGGTGTAACATTGGGAGGAACTGGCAAAGAAAGCGGTAAACGTCATCCTACCTTGGGTAATAATGTGATAGTTGGTGCGGGTGCGAAAGTATTAGGAAATATTCAAATTAGCGATCGCGTCCGCATCGGTGCAGGGTCAATTGTCTTGGGTGATGTGCCTCCAGATGCCACTGTAGTCGGCATTCCTGGACGGATTATTGCTCCTAAGTCTCATAATCGCATTTCTCCCTTAGAACATGGCAAATTACCCGATATAGAAGCAGGTATGATTCGTTCTTTACTCTTGCGGATTGAGCAATTAGAACAACAAGTCCAAACTCTCACCAATCATCACCAAGATGATCAATAA
- a CDS encoding CsgG/HfaB family protein, giving the protein MKTSSLYQSLSRNTAIALATVTLSLSISSLNAFAQEKPRISVPDFKNETNSNWWWWNSNTSQQLADALSNELTSTGKFTVVERQKLGAVLSEQELAQAGLVRKETGAKKGELTGAKYIILGKVTAYEEGVKKESGGLGISGIRIGRFGLGGGTRKEKEKAYVAIDLRVVDSSNGEVVYSRTVEGLATSESKSNAGGISFSGINIGGDNQKTTKAPVGKALRAGLVEITNYLSCVMVDKGSCVAEFEKKEQRRRENTQKVLELE; this is encoded by the coding sequence ATGAAAACATCTTCTCTTTATCAGAGCTTAAGTCGTAACACTGCAATTGCATTAGCAACCGTAACTTTGAGTTTGTCCATTAGTAGCCTTAATGCTTTTGCTCAAGAAAAACCTAGAATTTCCGTACCAGACTTCAAGAATGAAACTAACTCCAACTGGTGGTGGTGGAACAGCAATACATCTCAACAGTTAGCAGATGCCTTGAGCAATGAATTAACATCAACAGGAAAATTCACCGTTGTTGAGCGACAAAAGTTAGGAGCAGTCCTTTCCGAACAAGAGCTTGCTCAAGCTGGATTAGTTCGCAAAGAAACCGGGGCAAAAAAGGGAGAACTGACCGGGGCAAAATATATTATTCTGGGCAAAGTAACTGCTTATGAAGAAGGAGTTAAGAAGGAATCCGGTGGACTAGGGATAAGCGGGATTAGAATAGGTCGTTTTGGTCTAGGTGGTGGCACCAGGAAAGAAAAGGAAAAAGCTTATGTTGCTATTGATTTGCGTGTTGTGGATTCCAGTAATGGAGAAGTAGTTTATTCCCGTACTGTTGAAGGACTTGCTACTAGTGAATCTAAGAGCAATGCTGGTGGTATCAGTTTTTCTGGTATCAATATTGGTGGTGATAATCAAAAAACAACCAAAGCCCCTGTCGGTAAAGCACTTCGCGCAGGATTGGTCGAAATCACCAATTATCTAAGCTGTGTAATGGTTGATAAAGGTAGCTGTGTAGCTGAGTTTGAAAAGAAAGAACAACGTCGTCGTGAGAATACTCAAAAAGTTTTAGAATTGGAATAA
- a CDS encoding DUF2141 domain-containing protein: MKQQLNIALGQASSRGLILLLPILGNFLFLASAKADLTSSLTIEVEGLKNKSGQICATLFDQSKGFPGDSKKAWQSECTKITEMPQKLIFKDLKPGNYAVALIHDANGNSNLDTNSFGMPTEGFGFSQNPEVLTGPPKFNDSAVTVSKTNTDIKIKMKYFFGS; encoded by the coding sequence ATGAAGCAGCAGTTAAATATCGCGTTAGGTCAAGCGTCAAGCCGGGGATTAATATTACTACTCCCTATTTTGGGAAATTTTCTCTTTTTAGCTAGTGCTAAAGCAGATTTGACTAGTAGTCTGACGATTGAAGTAGAAGGATTGAAAAACAAATCTGGACAAATTTGTGCTACTCTTTTTGATCAAAGTAAAGGATTTCCTGGTGATAGTAAAAAGGCTTGGCAATCCGAGTGTACTAAAATTACAGAAATGCCTCAAAAACTGATTTTTAAGGATTTAAAACCAGGTAATTATGCTGTTGCATTAATCCATGATGCCAATGGCAATAGTAATCTTGATACTAATTCTTTTGGTATGCCCACAGAAGGTTTTGGATTTTCTCAAAATCCAGAGGTTTTAACCGGACCTCCTAAGTTTAATGATTCGGCTGTTACTGTATCTAAAACTAATACTGATATTAAGATTAAGATGAAATATTTCTTTGGTTCTTAG
- the ilvA gene encoding threonine ammonia-lyase, biosynthetic has protein sequence MYCDYLVQILTARVYDVAQETPLEYAPNLSARLNNQLLLKREDMQSVFSFKLRGAYNKMVNLTPDLLEQGVIAASAGNHAQGVALAASRLGTKAIIVMPVITPQVKINAVKARGGEVVLYGNNYDDAYAYARQLEAEKGLTFIHPFDDPEVIAGQGTIGMEILRQYQQPIHAIFVAIGGGGLISGIAAYVKRLRPDIKIIGVEPVDANAMYQSLQAGERVRLSQVGLFADGVAVREVGEETFRLCQQYVDEIILVDTDATCAAIKDVFEDTRSILEPAGALAIAGAKLYAEREQIQNKTLVAVACGANMNFDRLRFVAERAEFGERREAIFAVRIPEARGSLRKFCECIGKRNLTEFNYRIADQKEAHIFVGVQIENRADAAKMVENFESHGLKTIDLTDDELTKLHLRHMVGGHSPLAKNELLYRFEFPERPGALMQFVTSMSPDWNISLFHYRNNGADYGRIVVGMQVPPHETTEWQSFLDNLGYHYCNESDNPAYKLFLG, from the coding sequence ATGTATTGCGACTACCTGGTACAAATCCTCACCGCCCGCGTCTATGATGTAGCCCAAGAAACACCACTAGAATATGCCCCGAACCTCTCCGCGAGGCTGAATAATCAACTCCTCCTGAAACGGGAAGATATGCAATCAGTCTTCTCCTTCAAACTGCGGGGTGCATATAACAAAATGGTCAATCTCACCCCAGACTTACTTGAACAGGGTGTCATAGCGGCTTCTGCGGGAAATCATGCCCAAGGTGTAGCCTTAGCTGCCAGTCGCTTGGGAACAAAAGCCATCATCGTTATGCCCGTGATTACGCCCCAGGTAAAAATAAATGCAGTCAAAGCGCGGGGAGGAGAAGTTGTCTTATATGGCAATAACTATGATGATGCTTACGCCTATGCCCGACAACTGGAAGCAGAAAAAGGGTTAACCTTTATACATCCCTTTGATGATCCGGAAGTGATTGCTGGCCAGGGAACAATCGGTATGGAAATCCTGCGCCAATATCAGCAACCCATTCATGCCATATTTGTGGCTATTGGTGGTGGTGGCTTGATTTCTGGTATTGCAGCTTATGTTAAACGGTTGCGTCCCGATATTAAAATTATTGGTGTTGAACCTGTAGACGCTAACGCCATGTATCAATCATTGCAAGCTGGCGAAAGAGTGCGATTGTCTCAGGTGGGTTTATTTGCTGACGGTGTAGCGGTGCGGGAAGTAGGAGAAGAAACCTTCCGCCTATGTCAGCAATATGTAGACGAAATTATTTTAGTGGATACAGATGCCACCTGTGCGGCAATTAAAGACGTGTTTGAGGATACTCGTTCTATTTTAGAACCTGCGGGGGCATTAGCGATCGCTGGCGCAAAACTCTACGCAGAACGTGAACAAATTCAAAATAAAACCCTCGTTGCCGTTGCTTGTGGTGCTAACATGAACTTTGATCGGTTACGTTTTGTGGCAGAACGGGCAGAATTTGGAGAACGTCGAGAAGCCATCTTTGCAGTGAGAATTCCCGAAGCAAGAGGTAGTTTAAGAAAGTTTTGTGAATGTATTGGTAAGCGCAATCTCACAGAATTTAACTATCGCATTGCTGACCAAAAAGAAGCGCATATTTTCGTAGGTGTGCAAATAGAAAATCGTGCCGACGCTGCTAAAATGGTCGAAAATTTTGAATCTCACGGTTTAAAAACCATAGATTTAACAGATGATGAATTAACAAAACTGCATTTGCGTCACATGGTAGGAGGACATTCTCCCCTTGCAAAAAACGAACTACTTTATCGCTTTGAATTTCCCGAACGTCCAGGGGCTTTAATGCAATTTGTAACTTCTATGTCTCCTGATTGGAATATTAGCTTATTTCATTATCGCAATAATGGTGCAGACTATGGAAGAATTGTGGTAGGAATGCAAGTTCCCCCCCATGAAACAACAGAATGGCAATCATTCTTAGATAATCTTGGTTATCATTATTGCAATGAAAGCGATAATCCGGCATATAAGTTATTTTTAGGATGA
- a CDS encoding pyridoxamine 5'-phosphate oxidase family protein, translating into MTQSVDTKPQVQELRNLLAGFECGMLTTVDDDATLHSRPMSICNEIDNDATLWFFTLVNSHKVVEIEDHQQVNISFSAPNQQRYVSILGTAQLTRDRNQLQGKWQHKLQTWFPKGINEPNLALLKVKVNQVDYWENSSSSSPQTISFLELSQR; encoded by the coding sequence ATGACACAATCTGTAGACACAAAACCACAAGTTCAAGAATTGCGTAACCTGCTTGCAGGTTTTGAATGTGGGATGTTAACCACAGTTGATGATGATGCCACTTTACATAGTCGTCCTATGTCAATTTGTAATGAAATTGACAATGATGCTACACTCTGGTTTTTTACATTAGTCAATTCCCATAAAGTAGTAGAAATCGAAGATCATCAACAGGTGAATATTAGTTTTTCCGCACCTAATCAACAACGATATGTTTCCATATTAGGAACAGCCCAATTAACAAGAGATCGTAATCAACTGCAAGGAAAATGGCAACACAAATTACAAACTTGGTTTCCAAAAGGAATAAATGAACCAAATCTTGCATTACTGAAAGTCAAAGTTAATCAAGTAGATTATTGGGAGAATTCATCTAGTTCTAGTCCGCAAACGATTAGTTTTTTGGAACTATCCCAACGTTAA
- a CDS encoding cation-translocating P-type ATPase, with amino-acid sequence MTISAMDKLTEYKWHNLPIQEVSQYLDSNIETGLTATEVTKRKETFGTNELKAKRGKSSLLRFLLQFHQPLLYILLIAGAIKAFLGQWVNAGVIWGVTLINAIIGFVQESKAESAIAALASSVKTNTTIIRNRNKLQVPSTELIPGDIVLLTSGDKVPADLRLVQTRNLQINESGLTGESVAVEKNTQPVQAYAVLAERTNMAYAGSFVTFGTGKGIVVAIGTATETGRISQLMEQGNILKTPLTRKFDKFSRTLLYIILGIASLTFAVGLGYGNTWVEMFEPAVAFAVSAIPEGLPAVVTVTLAIGVSRMARRHAIVRKLPAVETLGGATVICSDKTGTLTENQMTVQGIYAGNQYYTVTGTGYAPSGEILLDENPVDIHDIPPLAECLQAGLLCNDSHLEDKDGQWIVVGDPTEGALITAANKVGLTHNNLQATISRLDVIPFESEYQYMTTLHEIEQQERIIYVKGSVEAILKRCQQMLNSSGELSPVDAETVNQQVDTMAHQGLRVLAFAKKPVSENQDSLDHPDIENDLIFLGLQGMIDPPRAEAIKAVQACQQAGIRVKMITGDHAVTAAAIASRMGFNHHREVRAFTGAELAKMDKPELATAIEDGVVFARVAPEQKLRIVEALQSKGEIVAMTGDGVNDAPALRKADIGIAMGGAGTEVAKEAADMILTDDNFASIEAAVEEGRTVYSNLLKAIAFILPVNGGESMTILISVLLARDLPILSLQVLWLNMVNSIAMTVPLAFEPKSDQVMQQPPRNPNEKLLSPNLVKRIVLISIFNWILIFGVFEWIKQTTGDVAVARTMAIQALVVGRIFYLLSITQLGVAIVDKIRGINREIGDQKAIYVGIASTIILQIIFSQWGLMNKLFYTAPLAWNQWLICLVVGLPMILVAIFANRLDSQF; translated from the coding sequence ATGACAATATCGGCTATGGATAAATTAACAGAATATAAATGGCATAACTTACCTATACAGGAAGTCAGTCAATATTTAGACAGTAATATTGAAACAGGTTTAACTGCTACTGAAGTAACAAAACGCAAAGAAACTTTTGGAACTAATGAACTGAAAGCAAAACGCGGAAAAAGTTCTTTACTAAGGTTTTTGTTGCAATTTCATCAACCGCTACTTTATATTTTATTAATTGCTGGTGCAATTAAAGCATTTTTGGGACAATGGGTAAATGCTGGAGTAATTTGGGGTGTAACTTTAATTAATGCTATTATTGGTTTTGTGCAAGAATCAAAAGCAGAAAGTGCGATCGCTGCCTTAGCATCTTCAGTTAAAACTAACACTACTATTATCCGTAACAGAAATAAACTCCAAGTTCCTTCTACTGAATTAATCCCCGGTGATATCGTACTATTAACATCAGGTGATAAAGTACCAGCCGATTTACGACTTGTACAAACACGGAATTTACAAATCAACGAATCAGGATTAACAGGAGAATCTGTTGCTGTAGAAAAAAATACTCAACCAGTACAAGCATATGCAGTTCTAGCAGAACGCACTAATATGGCTTATGCTGGCAGTTTTGTCACTTTTGGCACTGGTAAAGGTATTGTCGTTGCTATTGGTACAGCCACAGAAACCGGGCGTATTTCTCAATTAATGGAACAGGGAAACATCCTCAAAACCCCTTTAACCCGGAAGTTTGACAAATTTAGTCGCACCCTACTTTATATTATTTTAGGAATTGCATCTTTAACATTTGCCGTCGGCTTGGGATACGGTAACACTTGGGTAGAAATGTTTGAACCTGCGGTAGCTTTTGCTGTGAGTGCCATTCCTGAAGGATTACCTGCTGTAGTTACTGTCACCTTAGCCATTGGTGTTTCCCGCATGGCACGCCGTCACGCCATTGTACGCAAGTTACCCGCAGTGGAAACCCTGGGAGGTGCTACAGTAATTTGTTCTGATAAAACTGGGACTTTGACTGAAAACCAGATGACAGTACAAGGCATTTATGCAGGTAATCAATATTATACAGTTACGGGTACAGGCTATGCACCAAGCGGGGAAATTTTGCTAGACGAAAATCCTGTAGATATTCATGATATTCCTCCTCTAGCAGAATGTTTACAAGCTGGTTTGTTATGTAATGATTCCCACTTAGAAGATAAAGATGGACAATGGATAGTAGTTGGTGATCCCACTGAGGGTGCATTAATAACTGCTGCGAATAAAGTCGGGTTAACCCATAATAATTTACAAGCAACTATATCTAGGCTTGATGTCATCCCCTTTGAGTCAGAGTATCAGTACATGACAACTCTGCATGAAATTGAACAACAAGAACGAATTATTTATGTTAAGGGTTCAGTAGAGGCGATTCTCAAGCGTTGTCAACAGATGTTAAATTCCTCTGGGGAACTTTCTCCTGTGGATGCAGAAACTGTAAATCAGCAAGTTGATACAATGGCGCATCAGGGTTTACGGGTGTTAGCTTTTGCGAAAAAACCAGTTTCTGAGAATCAAGATTCATTGGATCATCCAGATATCGAGAATGATTTGATTTTCTTAGGTTTACAGGGGATGATAGATCCACCCCGTGCTGAGGCTATAAAGGCGGTGCAAGCCTGTCAACAAGCTGGTATTCGGGTGAAAATGATTACAGGTGATCATGCTGTGACGGCGGCAGCGATCGCCTCTCGCATGGGTTTTAATCATCATCGGGAAGTGAGGGCTTTTACAGGTGCAGAACTGGCGAAAATGGACAAACCAGAACTGGCTACAGCGATAGAAGATGGGGTAGTATTTGCCCGTGTAGCACCAGAACAGAAATTGCGAATTGTGGAAGCACTGCAATCTAAAGGTGAAATAGTCGCCATGACGGGGGATGGTGTCAATGATGCACCAGCGTTAAGAAAAGCGGATATTGGTATTGCAATGGGTGGGGCGGGTACGGAAGTAGCCAAGGAAGCCGCTGATATGATTTTGACAGACGATAACTTTGCCTCTATAGAAGCTGCGGTTGAGGAAGGAAGAACAGTTTACAGTAATTTGTTGAAAGCGATCGCCTTTATTCTCCCCGTTAATGGAGGTGAATCTATGACGATTTTAATTAGCGTTTTGTTAGCCAGAGATTTACCAATTCTCTCTTTACAAGTGCTGTGGTTAAATATGGTGAATTCCATTGCTATGACAGTTCCTTTGGCTTTTGAACCCAAGTCTGATCAAGTAATGCAACAACCCCCACGTAACCCCAATGAAAAATTACTTTCTCCTAATTTAGTTAAACGTATTGTCCTCATTTCTATCTTTAACTGGATTTTAATTTTCGGTGTATTTGAATGGATAAAACAAACAACTGGAGATGTTGCTGTTGCCAGGACAATGGCGATTCAAGCTTTAGTAGTAGGCAGAATTTTTTACCTGTTAAGTATTACCCAATTAGGTGTTGCTATTGTTGATAAAATTCGCGGAATTAATCGAGAAATTGGCGATCAAAAGGCAATATATGTGGGAATTGCCAGCACTATTATTTTGCAGATCATTTTCAGCCAATGGGGTTTAATGAATAAATTATTTTATACAGCCCCATTGGCATGGAATCAATGGCTAATTTGCCTGGTTGTTGGCTTGCCGATGATTTTAGTAGCAATCTTTGCAAATCGCTTAGATTCTCAGTTTTAA
- a CDS encoding alpha/beta fold hydrolase: MQTSITPSTNPIPGQYWQWRGHNVYYVQAGEPHLQRPPLLLVHGFGASTDHWRKNITELSADFQVFAIDLLGFGRSAKPNLQYSGDLWRDQLHDFISEVIGQKTILAGNSLGGYACLCVASQRPDSAAGVVLLNSAGPFSPPENQIQPAINPLQKVLGKTVKWFFKQRLAQSLLFQYTRQKWVIRRTLEKVYLDKSAITDQLVAEIQRPAFDQGALDVFVSVFSSPQGPKVDILLKQLTCPLLLLWGEADPWMKARERSQKFHEYYPQLTEYFLTAGHCPHDEIPQQVNSHLRDWVISLS; the protein is encoded by the coding sequence ATGCAAACAAGTATCACTCCTTCCACAAATCCGATTCCTGGTCAATATTGGCAATGGCGCGGACATAACGTATACTACGTCCAAGCAGGAGAACCACATCTTCAGCGTCCACCCTTACTATTAGTACATGGTTTTGGTGCTTCCACAGACCATTGGCGCAAGAATATCACAGAATTGAGTGCAGATTTCCAAGTATTTGCCATTGACCTGTTAGGATTTGGGCGTTCCGCCAAACCTAATTTACAGTATAGCGGTGACTTGTGGCGCGACCAACTCCATGATTTTATCAGTGAAGTCATCGGTCAAAAGACCATTTTAGCAGGTAATTCTTTAGGTGGTTACGCTTGTTTATGCGTTGCTTCCCAACGTCCTGACAGTGCTGCTGGTGTGGTCTTACTTAATAGTGCTGGTCCATTTTCCCCACCAGAAAATCAAATTCAACCTGCTATCAATCCTCTACAAAAAGTTTTAGGTAAAACTGTTAAATGGTTTTTTAAACAACGTTTAGCCCAGTCTTTATTATTTCAATATACGCGCCAAAAGTGGGTAATTCGCCGCACATTAGAAAAAGTTTATCTGGATAAAAGTGCAATCACAGATCAATTAGTAGCAGAAATTCAGCGTCCGGCTTTTGATCAAGGGGCGTTAGATGTATTTGTTTCTGTTTTTAGCAGTCCTCAAGGTCCGAAAGTTGACATCTTACTCAAACAATTAACTTGTCCATTATTGTTATTATGGGGAGAAGCAGATCCTTGGATGAAAGCGCGAGAACGTTCCCAAAAATTCCATGAATATTATCCCCAATTAACCGAATATTTTCTCACAGCCGGTCATTGTCCCCATGACGAAATTCCTCAACAAGTAAATTCACATTTACGTGATTGGGTAATTAGTTTAAGCTAA
- a CDS encoding shikimate dehydrogenase → MITGKTQLLGVIGHPVSHSLSPLMHNAALAKLGLDYVYLPFSVAPENLERAIAGFASIGVVGFSITIPHKQAILPLLSEISPIAQAIGAVNSVTRQGDKWVGTNTDVAGFIAPLQTTYHQDWSQKKAVILGNGGAARAVVAGCIQLGLAEIHVVGRNLQKLQAFTQSWQNSPFADKFQVHEWQELPNLLHQANLLVNTTPMGMYPHVDESPLSSQEMGYLPGDAIVYDLIYIPKPTRFLHLAEKQGAIMIDGLEMLVQQGAAALKIWLQQETVPVNEMRQALQNHLGI, encoded by the coding sequence ATGATTACTGGAAAAACGCAACTTTTGGGAGTGATTGGACATCCTGTGTCACATTCCCTTTCACCATTGATGCACAATGCGGCTTTGGCTAAACTGGGATTAGATTATGTGTATTTGCCTTTTTCCGTTGCACCGGAAAATTTAGAGAGAGCGATCGCAGGTTTTGCTAGTATTGGTGTTGTAGGATTTAGCATCACAATTCCCCATAAACAAGCAATATTGCCGTTATTATCCGAAATTTCCCCGATTGCTCAAGCTATCGGTGCAGTGAATAGCGTCACTCGTCAAGGTGATAAATGGGTGGGGACAAACACAGATGTGGCAGGATTTATTGCCCCTTTACAAACAACATATCATCAAGATTGGAGTCAGAAAAAAGCGGTAATTTTAGGAAATGGTGGGGCTGCGAGGGCTGTGGTAGCGGGTTGTATTCAACTGGGTTTGGCAGAAATTCACGTGGTAGGGCGGAATTTACAAAAATTACAGGCATTTACTCAAAGTTGGCAAAATTCACCCTTTGCAGATAAATTTCAGGTGCATGAATGGCAAGAATTACCGAACCTACTCCACCAAGCTAACCTACTGGTAAATACAACCCCGATGGGAATGTATCCCCATGTTGATGAATCGCCATTGAGTAGTCAAGAAATGGGTTATTTGCCTGGTGATGCCATTGTCTATGATTTAATTTATATCCCTAAACCCACCAGATTTTTGCACCTAGCCGAAAAACAAGGAGCAATTATGATTGATGGTTTAGAAATGCTTGTCCAACAAGGTGCAGCAGCCTTAAAAATCTGGTTACAACAGGAAACAGTCCCCGTCAACGAAATGCGTCAAGCATTGCAAAATCATCTGGGGATATGA
- the queC gene encoding 7-cyano-7-deazaguanine synthase QueC yields the protein MKAVILLSGGLDSSTVLYKAKADGCECYAISLDYQQRHRKELNSALMIAKAAGVIQHQVVNFDLGQWGGSALTDQKIDLPKGRSLAEMADNIPVTYVPARNTIFLSFALSYAEAIAAERVYIGVNILDYSGYPDCRPDYIEAMQEVFRLGTKQGREGEAMKIIAPLIDLKKTEIIQLGNQLGVPWDLTWSCYAGGESACGVCDSCQLRLAAFAELGLKDPVDYSEVG from the coding sequence ATGAAAGCTGTAATTCTGTTGTCTGGTGGTTTAGATTCTTCGACAGTTCTTTACAAAGCAAAGGCTGATGGCTGTGAATGTTACGCTATTTCTTTGGATTATCAACAGCGGCATAGGAAAGAATTAAACTCTGCTTTGATGATTGCTAAAGCGGCTGGAGTAATTCAACATCAAGTGGTTAATTTTGACTTGGGACAATGGGGTGGTTCAGCACTGACAGATCAGAAGATTGATCTCCCTAAAGGGCGCTCGCTCGCCGAAATGGCCGATAATATTCCTGTAACCTATGTTCCAGCCCGGAATACCATCTTTTTAAGTTTTGCTTTGAGCTATGCCGAGGCGATCGCCGCAGAAAGAGTATATATTGGCGTTAACATCCTAGATTATTCTGGCTACCCAGATTGTCGTCCTGATTATATCGAAGCTATGCAGGAAGTTTTCCGCTTGGGAACAAAACAAGGACGTGAGGGAGAAGCTATGAAAATTATTGCTCCGTTAATTGATTTGAAGAAGACAGAAATTATCCAACTAGGTAATCAATTAGGAGTTCCTTGGGATCTCACTTGGTCTTGCTATGCTGGTGGTGAGTCAGCTTGCGGTGTCTGTGATTCTTGTCAGTTGCGATTAGCGGCTTTTGCAGAATTGGGTTTAAAAGATCCTGTTGATTATTCTGAAGTTGGTTAG